A part of Capsicum annuum cultivar UCD-10X-F1 chromosome 6, UCD10Xv1.1, whole genome shotgun sequence genomic DNA contains:
- the LOC107874678 gene encoding LOW QUALITY PROTEIN: GDSL esterase/lipase At3g27950 (The sequence of the model RefSeq protein was modified relative to this genomic sequence to represent the inferred CDS: substituted 1 base at 1 genomic stop codon): MKGMRKLVTLLRVILYLGLVSGEISTNDDAGKREKKCGFPAIYNFGDSNSDTGGRSAAIHXVPPPNGQTFFGRPFGRLCDGRLIIDLIADRLELQYLGAYLDAISADFRNGANFATSGSSILPGGYSPFNLDVQISQFLQFKKRTILLNDLPISNNSKWSSSKVNIPNLEDFSKALYTFDIGQNDLSYGFQHTHEAQVRASIPQILNNFTQAIHQLYNEGALNFWIHNTGPIGCLPFSVIDYPLKPQGRDAIGCVENHNTVAREFNKQLKDRISHLRAELPHAAFTYVDVYSAKYQLISSAKKQGFGDPLKFCCGWYNNGYEVACGGTAVANGTDYGKACSDPTKYISWDGAHYTDAANVWLAKAILNGSFSDPPVPIEQSCSHLSTSV, translated from the exons ATGAAGGGCATGAGGAAATTAGTAACATTATTACGTGTTATACTGTACTTAGGATTGGTTTCTGGAGAAATTAGTACTAATGATGATGCAGgcaaaagagagaaaaagtgtGGATTTCCAGCAATATATAACTTTGGCGACTCGAATTCGGACACAGGAGGAAGATCAGCAGCTATCCATTAGGTGCCCCCTCCTAATGGTCAGACTTTCTTTGGCAGACCCTTCGGGAGACTTTGCGATGGTCGTCTTATCATAGACCTCATAG CGGACAGGTTGGAGTTGCAGTACTTGGGTGCATATTTAGATGCAATCAGTGCAGATTTTAGGAATGGTGCAAATTTTGCAACATCAGGTTCATCAATACTCCCTGGTGGTTACAGTCCTTTTAATCTTGATGTTCAGATTTCTCAGTTTTTGCAATTCAAGAAACGAACTATTTTGCTCAATGATTTACCAA TTTCAAATAACTCAAAGTGGTCTTCCTCCAAAGTCAACATTCCAAATCTAGAAGATTTCTCAAAGGCACTTTACACATTTGACATTGGACAAAATGACCTTTCTTATGGTTTTCAACATACTCATGAAGCACAAGTCAGAGCATCCATTCCACAAATCTTAAACAACTTTACTCAAGCAATTCAT CAACTTTACAATGAAGGGGCTTTGAATTTCTGGATCCATAATACTGGTCCCATTGGCTGTTTGCCATTTAGTGTGATAGATTATCCATTGAAGCCTCAGGGCCGAGATGCCATTGGGTGCGTAGAGAACCACAATACAGTCGCTCGTGAGTTCAACAAGCAACTCAAGGACAGGATATCACACCTGAGAGCAGAGCTCCCTCATGCTGCATTTACTTATGTTGATGTTTATTCAGCTAAGTATCAACTAATTAGCTCTGCCAAGAAACAAG GTTTTGGAGACCCATTGAAGTTCTGCTGTGGATGGTACAACAATGGTTATGAAGTTGCATGTGGGGGGACAGCTGTAGCGAATGGCACAGATTACGGGAAGGCATGTAGTGATCCCACAAAGTACATTAGCTGGGATGGGGCACACTACACAGATGCTGCAAATGTCTGGTTAGCCAAGGCCATTCTTAATGGCTCTTTCTCAGATCCTCCAGTTCCCATTGAACAATCTTGCAGTCACTTATCCACCAGTGTTTGA